TAAATAAGGAGACAAAATGGAAACCAGATTGAATTACGCAAAAGTTTATCCTGAATCTTTACAAGCGATGTTGAAGATGGAGGACTTTGCGAAACAAGGTGGGATTGATCCGGTCCTCTACGAGCTGATTAAAATTCGTGCTTCCCAGATCAACGGTTGCGCGTATTGCATCGACATGCATACGAAAGATTTACGAGCGATGGGAGAAGCGGAAAAAAGAATCTATCTTTTGGACGCATGGAGAGAAGCAACATTCTATTCCGAGAAAGAGAAGGCCGCGCTGGAATTGACCGAAAAGATCACCAAAATTTCAGAAGAAGGGGTTCCTGAGGAAACGTATGAGAGAGTGAGAAAACACTTCGGAGAAAAAGAATTCGTGGCTCTGATCATCGTGATCAATACGATCAATTCCTGGAATCGAATCGCGATCTCGACGAGAAT
This Leptospira stimsonii DNA region includes the following protein-coding sequences:
- a CDS encoding carboxymuconolactone decarboxylase family protein, whose product is METRLNYAKVYPESLQAMLKMEDFAKQGGIDPVLYELIKIRASQINGCAYCIDMHTKDLRAMGEAEKRIYLLDAWREATFYSEKEKAALELTEKITKISEEGVPEETYERVRKHFGEKEFVALIIVINTINSWNRIAISTRMLAY